One Salmo trutta chromosome 12, fSalTru1.1, whole genome shotgun sequence genomic region harbors:
- the LOC115203235 gene encoding calcitonin-1 isoform X2, with protein MVMMKLSALLIAYFLVICQMYSSHAAPARTGLESMTDQVTLTDYEARRLLNAIVKEFVQMTSEELEQQANEGNSLDRPMSKRCSNLSTCVLGKLSQELHKLQTYPRTNTGSGTPGKKRSLPESNRYASYGDSYDGI; from the exons ATGGTTATGATGAAGCTCTCTGCCCTCCTCATTGCCTATTTCCTGGTCATTTGTCAGATGTACAGCTCACATGCAGCTCCAGCCAG AACTGGTTTAGAGTCCATGACAGACCAAGTCACGCTAACTGACTATGAAGCCCGAAGGCTACTCAACGCCATCGTCAAGGAGTTTGTTCAAATGACTTCAGAGGAACTGGAGCAACAAGCCAATGAAGGAAATAG ccTGGATAGACCCATGTCCAAGCGTTGCTCCAACCTCAGCACCTGTGTGCTGGGCAAACTGTCCCAAGAGCTGCACAAATTGCAGACGTACCCCCGCACCAACACGGGAAGTGGCACGCCTGGCAAGAAACGCAGCCTGCCTGAGAGCAACCGCTATGCAAGCTATGGAGACTCATATGATGGAATCTGA
- the LOC115203235 gene encoding calcitonin-1 isoform X1 produces the protein MCFTAGTMVMMKLSALLIAYFLVICQMYSSHAAPARTGLESMTDQVTLTDYEARRLLNAIVKEFVQMTSEELEQQANEGNSLDRPMSKRCSNLSTCVLGKLSQELHKLQTYPRTNTGSGTPGKKRSLPESNRYASYGDSYDGI, from the exons atgtgtttTACAGCAGGGACCATGGTTATGATGAAGCTCTCTGCCCTCCTCATTGCCTATTTCCTGGTCATTTGTCAGATGTACAGCTCACATGCAGCTCCAGCCAG AACTGGTTTAGAGTCCATGACAGACCAAGTCACGCTAACTGACTATGAAGCCCGAAGGCTACTCAACGCCATCGTCAAGGAGTTTGTTCAAATGACTTCAGAGGAACTGGAGCAACAAGCCAATGAAGGAAATAG ccTGGATAGACCCATGTCCAAGCGTTGCTCCAACCTCAGCACCTGTGTGCTGGGCAAACTGTCCCAAGAGCTGCACAAATTGCAGACGTACCCCCGCACCAACACGGGAAGTGGCACGCCTGGCAAGAAACGCAGCCTGCCTGAGAGCAACCGCTATGCAAGCTATGGAGACTCATATGATGGAATCTGA